GAGAGGTAGGCTTCCTGAAGATCCTTGAACAGCCGCGCGTTCTCGATCGCCATGCCGGCCGATTCCGAGAGGACGCGGAGCATCTCGAGGTCGTGGGCCTGGAACTCCTGCCCGCTCACCTTCTCGCCCACCGCGAGGATCGCGGTCAGCCGCTGCTTCATGACGACCGGACAGACCAGCGTGAGCCCGGCGGCGAACAGCGCCCCCACCTCGCCGTCGAGGTCGGTGTCGTGCTCGAGGTCGGCCAGGCGGTGCGGCTGGCTATCGTCGCCGTCCAGCGGGACGAGCGCGCGGACGAAGGGGCCGCGGTACTCGAAGGAGATGCCGCGCGCATGCTCCTCCTTCAGCCCCTTGAACGTGCAGGCGTCGAGCCGGGTGGGATCCTCGCGGTCGTCGGTGAGGAAGAGGCAGGCCGAGTTGACCCGCAGCTGCCCCACCACGCTCAGGATCAGCGTGTTCAGGGTGTGGTCGAGATCGAGGGAGGAGTTGAGCTGGTGCGTCAGCTCCATCAGCGTCTCGAGGCTGTAGACCTGGAAGCGAAGCTCCTTGTTGCGGACGAGGAGGTCCTCGCGGTTGCGCGCCACCTCGGTCTCGAGCTCCTTGTTCTTCGTGGAGAGGAGCTCGGTCTTCTCGATCCGCTCGAAGATGCGCCGCACCTTGATCAGGAGCTCCTTCGGCGAGAAGGGCTTGGTCAGGTAGTCGTCGGCCCCGTGCATCAGGCCCTGGAGGCGCGCGTCCACCTCCGCGCTCGCCGAGACCATGACGATCGGGATGTGCGCCGTGTCCTTGCTGCTCTTCAGCGCGGCGCAGACCTCGAAGCCGGTCTTCTTGGGAAGACGGAGGTCCAGGATGATCAGGTCGGGCGTCTCCTTCCGCACCGACTCCAGCCCCTCTTCGCCGGTCAAGGCGGTGTTCACCTTGTAGCCATTCTGCGTGAGCGAGATCTGGAGCAGATCGATCACGCGCCGGTCGTCGTCGACGACCAGGATGGTCCGCTTGGCCTTCTGCGAGGCCGGATCGGCCACGGGACGGAGGCTGTCGATGCTCACGAGGGGGTCTCCCTGGAAACGGGGTCGTCGTCGATGGCGCCATGGGTCGTGGGAATGACCGCTCCCGAAGCGAGCGGATCCAGCTCCGCCTTCACCGGCGGGGATGCGGCTTC
The Candidatus Binatia bacterium genome window above contains:
- a CDS encoding HD domain-containing phosphohydrolase; protein product: MSIDSLRPVADPASQKAKRTILVVDDDRRVIDLLQISLTQNGYKVNTALTGEEGLESVRKETPDLIILDLRLPKKTGFEVCAALKSSKDTAHIPIVMVSASAEVDARLQGLMHGADDYLTKPFSPKELLIKVRRIFERIEKTELLSTKNKELETEVARNREDLLVRNKELRFQVYSLETLMELTHQLNSSLDLDHTLNTLILSVVGQLRVNSACLFLTDDREDPTRLDACTFKGLKEEHARGISFEYRGPFVRALVPLDGDDSQPHRLADLEHDTDLDGEVGALFAAGLTLVCPVVMKQRLTAILAVGEKVSGQEFQAHDLEMLRVLSESAGMAIENARLFKDLQEAYLSTVRLLVSRIEEKDPYTHGHTERVAAYAVGIAKEMGFVPEEVQRIQFGAFLHDIGKVHTEDHVLHKPGALTEEEWRIVKMHPLRGAEMVKGVRFLERVTDMIRHHHERVDGRGYPDGLKGDEISTAAKIVNVADAFDAMTTDRPYRAGLTMEQAIGQMTEKAGTQFAAEIVEVFVKGLESGNIRLIQNSSPYVAPQR